A window of Chryseobacterium shandongense genomic DNA:
TTATATAAATAAATAATTATCCGTTTTTATCAATTTCTATATCGAACTGGCACAAGAGTCCATGAATTTCAGAAAGTGAAAATTTCGCCTTTTTAAGCCTGTTTTGAGAAGGATCTATGGTATAATTCACAGATGTTCTGAAATCCGCTTTTTCAAGGTTTGTACGATCGAATACGGCGCCCGACAAGTCACAATTATTAAAGACAGTATTAGAAAGATCACATTCTGAGAAATCAACCTCAATTAATTTTGAATCTTTAAATATAGTTTTTTTAATATTTGCCTTGTAGAAAACAGAATTATTAAGATAACACCCGTCAAAGCTGAATGACATTCCAAATTCGTTGCATTCGTTAAAATGAAGCCCAAACATTTTACATTCTTTAAAAACAACTTCACGAAAAGCTGTGGAAACAATTTTTGCCATGCTCAGATTGCATCCGATAAATTCACAATCATTGAAATTAAAACCTGAAAGATCTACATACTCTAAATTGCAGTTTGTAAACGTACAGTCTTCATATTCGCCCTTATCTAAAGGTTGTTGTGCGAAATCTGTGTTCTCGAAATTTTGATCTGAGAAATATGATTGTTTCATTGAATTTTGATGATATTTTTTGTCTCGCAGATTGCGCAGATTTTTCCATGTAAAATTTAAACAGAATGGTGTAAACTTCCATCACCCCGCTTCCAATTTCAAACATTTTAAACCAAACTATTCTTATCCGAATAATTTAATTTAAAGAAAATAAAAGTCATCATTGAAAAGGCAAGCAGAGAACTTCCTCCATAACTAAAATAAGGCAACGGTATTCCAACGGTTGGAAAGAGCCCCATAACCATTCCTAAATTGATGGTAAAGTGCATAAGCAGAATTGATGCAAAGCAATATCCGAAAACGCGATTAAAACCCGATTTCTGCTGTTCTGCCAGATAATAGATTCTTCCGATAAAGATCATGTAACACAAAATCAGAATCACACTTCCTGCAAATCCCCATTCTTCGCCTACGGTACAGAAAATATAATCGGTTTCTTGTTCGGGAACGAATTTCCCCTGCGTTACGGAACCTTCGCGATACCCTTTTCCCCAAAGTCCGCCCGATCCTATCGCCGTTTTTGAATATAATAAATTATACCCTGATGTATCTCTAAATGCTTTTTCACCTTTATAAAGAACTTCAATTCTCTCTCTCTGGTGTTTCGGAAGCTTCTCTAAAATATAGGGTGACCCGAAAGCCAATCCGCAAAGCAAAACCACAGATCCTACAATTCCTGAAATGGAAATAATATTCCAGGACATTTTGTAGTAATTCATGGCAATCCAGCCTCCAACAATAAGAACAATAGTGATGGCTACCCAAATAGGGTTAACAGCCAGTGAAATCAGGAAAACGCCTGCGAAAAGAAATCCTACACCGAATAATAGTCCGCTCAGTCCTTCCCGGTATAACGCGATAAAAAACGCGATAAATACCAACATGGAACCCACATCTGGAATAGCCAGAACAACCACAGCAGGAATTCCTACAATGGCTAAGGTAGTCCAGAGCGACTTTTTGTTTTTTAAATTAAATTCGGGACCGGAAACATAATTGGCAAGCATCAGCGCGGTACCGATCTTTGCAAATTCCACCGGCTGCATCGTAAAACTTCCGAATTTATACCAGTTTTTCTGTCCGAGAATTTCTTTCCCGAAAGGAAATAATCCTATCAATAACAAAACTCCTCCGATGTAAATAATTCCGGACATATTTTCAAAGAACTTGCTTCTTCCCACAAAAATGACCAGTCCCACAAAGAGAGAAATACAGAAGAAAATCAATTGCTTTTCACCTAATTTCTGATCTACGCTGTAAATATTTGCAATGGCAAAAGCACACAGCAGGAAATACAGTCCAAGACCTAATTTATCTATTCCTTCTGCCCATTTCATTGCTTAGCTGATTTTGTTTTGTTAAGGTTTTTCGTTTCCTCGTCTATTTTTTTCTGCAATTTCGCCTTTTGTTCTTTAATAAACTTCAGGCTGTCCTGCATTCTTTTTTGTTTTACCGAGTCCAAAGCAGGATCTTTGTACAAGCCTTTGCGCTTAAGATCCGCAATCCACTGCCGTTTGTATTCAGG
This region includes:
- a CDS encoding pentapeptide repeat-containing protein, giving the protein MKQSYFSDQNFENTDFAQQPLDKGEYEDCTFTNCNLEYVDLSGFNFNDCEFIGCNLSMAKIVSTAFREVVFKECKMFGLHFNECNEFGMSFSFDGCYLNNSVFYKANIKKTIFKDSKLIEVDFSECDLSNTVFNNCDLSGAVFDRTNLEKADFRTSVNYTIDPSQNRLKKAKFSLSEIHGLLCQFDIEIDKNG
- the rodA gene encoding rod shape-determining protein RodA, encoding MKWAEGIDKLGLGLYFLLCAFAIANIYSVDQKLGEKQLIFFCISLFVGLVIFVGRSKFFENMSGIIYIGGVLLLIGLFPFGKEILGQKNWYKFGSFTMQPVEFAKIGTALMLANYVSGPEFNLKNKKSLWTTLAIVGIPAVVVLAIPDVGSMLVFIAFFIALYREGLSGLLFGVGFLFAGVFLISLAVNPIWVAITIVLIVGGWIAMNYYKMSWNIISISGIVGSVVLLCGLAFGSPYILEKLPKHQRERIEVLYKGEKAFRDTSGYNLLYSKTAIGSGGLWGKGYREGSVTQGKFVPEQETDYIFCTVGEEWGFAGSVILILCYMIFIGRIYYLAEQQKSGFNRVFGYCFASILLMHFTINLGMVMGLFPTVGIPLPYFSYGGSSLLAFSMMTFIFFKLNYSDKNSLV